The following coding sequences are from one uncultured Desulfobacter sp. window:
- a CDS encoding SDR family NAD(P)-dependent oxidoreductase has translation MASKNGPHLEASAKAGGGFMACVSFLGGGFGFKNLNPQISPVYGGMAGLAKTAALEWKQVLCRALDLPFDPKAVKKNAEAAVAMMMTRGAVEMGLDAENCYIPELVSKPVGEPLEIDLDESDVVVISGGARGVTAACAIALAKQCRSKIALLGRSEPPFEEPVWLDGMDSPAQMKQAIFANAFDNEKPTPARVETEYRRFVSNRDIKTNLTRIQEWGNEVAYYCVDIRDKDRVQTTMEDVSRQLGPVTALIHGAGVLEDKLICEKTPEQFEKVFQTKIDGLFALLSSVDQDKLKYLVMFSSVAARFGNTGQCDYAMANEVLNKIARAKQATLPHCRAIAVNWGPWDGGMVTDALKREFEKRRIELIPIQAGARQMVAEMGNTDGSCVEIVVGGTIPSEVPEPAAVMNKVLTQTFSSRDSAIIDDHKIDNAPVVPLALMVDLLAGGAEKNNPGLHFAGMEKVQLLKGIVPGDGKTEVQVDIGKCATIDHQHFTPGRITSSGKKGLTVQHVRAQVLLAENLPQPPVLPEFLSLDLAPWEISMDQAYETILFHEGDLQCISEIRGVSPKGIEVMTATAPDIGTWYKTPHARQWTMDPMVLDAAFQTAILWTFHNCGQVCLPASFANLRIFKAFPGQSGEKVRIIFTVNHQDQHKIKGYFTFLDENNTVIASIMGFEAVMDPGLLEKFKSRPLFNRDKILAFAQGNPSEAFGEPYKVFDQKREIARLPRPPYFFMDAVTKADHPAWQTAPGGWIETTYKIDKDAWYFAANHTETMPFCILLEVALQPCGWLAAYGGAALLSEDRLHFRNLGGKARLVKNLTRTSGTVKIRVRMTEVSKAGGMIIQNFDMDVLNKGQSVYTGTTNFGFFTADALAKQVGIRDTEAFAAIEKESLQSDIVLEDHAPLTPEDSNIGPNTGMPGKALRMIDKISFLDFNAGLHGQGLIQGEKQVDPDEWFFHAHFYQDPVCPGSLGVESFLQLIRLFMIKKFDLNPEQYAPAVAENHEHAWTYRGQIIRSNSNIVVQAHISACTMDETGCRATADGTLSVDGICIYEMKHFSFSLQALPTQTNLKKEKKLSNPS, from the coding sequence ATGGCATCTAAAAACGGGCCTCATCTTGAAGCAAGCGCCAAAGCAGGCGGCGGCTTCATGGCCTGTGTCAGCTTTCTTGGCGGCGGATTCGGGTTTAAAAATTTAAATCCTCAAATCAGTCCGGTTTACGGCGGCATGGCAGGCCTTGCCAAAACAGCCGCCCTGGAATGGAAGCAGGTGTTGTGCCGTGCCCTTGACCTGCCCTTTGATCCCAAAGCCGTAAAAAAGAATGCCGAAGCTGCCGTGGCCATGATGATGACCCGGGGTGCCGTGGAAATGGGGCTTGACGCTGAAAACTGTTATATTCCCGAACTTGTATCCAAGCCTGTGGGCGAACCGCTGGAAATCGACCTGGACGAATCCGATGTTGTGGTGATTTCCGGGGGGGCCAGGGGCGTTACCGCCGCGTGCGCCATTGCCCTTGCCAAACAGTGCCGGTCTAAAATCGCCCTTCTGGGCAGATCCGAACCGCCCTTTGAGGAACCGGTCTGGCTTGACGGTATGGACAGCCCCGCCCAGATGAAGCAAGCCATTTTTGCCAATGCCTTTGACAATGAAAAACCCACGCCTGCCCGGGTGGAAACTGAATATCGCCGGTTTGTCTCAAACCGCGATATTAAAACCAATCTGACGCGTATACAAGAATGGGGCAATGAGGTGGCCTACTACTGCGTGGACATCCGGGATAAGGATCGTGTCCAGACAACCATGGAAGATGTAAGCCGGCAGTTAGGCCCTGTGACCGCTTTGATCCATGGGGCCGGTGTCCTTGAAGATAAATTGATCTGTGAAAAAACACCCGAACAGTTTGAAAAGGTCTTTCAAACAAAAATCGACGGGCTTTTTGCCCTGCTGTCGTCCGTGGACCAGGACAAGCTAAAATACCTGGTGATGTTTTCATCGGTTGCGGCCAGATTCGGCAATACCGGCCAATGCGATTATGCCATGGCCAATGAAGTGCTCAATAAAATCGCCCGGGCCAAACAAGCAACTCTCCCCCATTGCAGGGCCATTGCCGTCAATTGGGGGCCCTGGGACGGCGGCATGGTCACGGATGCGTTGAAACGTGAATTTGAAAAACGCCGGATTGAACTGATCCCCATCCAGGCAGGCGCCCGGCAGATGGTGGCGGAGATGGGCAATACCGACGGATCTTGCGTTGAGATCGTTGTGGGAGGCACCATTCCCTCGGAGGTGCCGGAACCCGCTGCTGTAATGAATAAAGTACTGACCCAAACCTTCAGCAGCCGGGACAGTGCTATTATTGACGACCATAAAATCGACAACGCACCGGTGGTTCCCCTGGCCCTGATGGTGGACCTGCTGGCCGGCGGCGCTGAGAAAAACAATCCGGGCCTGCACTTTGCCGGCATGGAAAAAGTGCAGTTGCTCAAAGGCATCGTGCCCGGAGACGGCAAAACAGAGGTTCAGGTGGACATTGGAAAGTGCGCCACCATCGATCATCAGCACTTTACACCGGGCCGCATCACCTCTTCGGGTAAAAAGGGATTAACAGTCCAGCATGTCAGGGCCCAGGTGCTGTTGGCAGAGAACCTGCCCCAGCCCCCGGTCTTACCCGAATTCTTATCTTTGGACCTTGCGCCCTGGGAGATCAGCATGGACCAGGCCTATGAAACCATTTTGTTTCATGAGGGCGACCTGCAGTGCATTTCTGAAATTCGCGGCGTGTCCCCCAAGGGCATCGAGGTGATGACTGCCACGGCACCGGACATCGGCACATGGTATAAAACGCCCCATGCACGGCAATGGACCATGGACCCCATGGTGCTGGATGCCGCGTTCCAGACGGCAATTCTGTGGACCTTTCACAATTGCGGACAGGTCTGCCTGCCCGCAAGCTTTGCCAATTTACGTATTTTTAAGGCCTTCCCCGGACAAAGCGGGGAAAAGGTGCGGATTATCTTTACGGTCAATCACCAGGATCAGCACAAAATAAAAGGATATTTTACATTCCTGGATGAAAATAACACGGTCATTGCAAGTATCATGGGGTTTGAAGCGGTCATGGATCCCGGGTTGCTTGAAAAATTTAAATCCCGCCCTCTGTTTAACCGGGACAAAATTTTAGCCTTTGCCCAGGGCAATCCATCCGAGGCATTTGGAGAACCCTATAAAGTTTTCGACCAAAAGCGTGAAATTGCAAGACTACCAAGGCCCCCTTACTTTTTCATGGATGCGGTGACCAAAGCGGACCACCCGGCCTGGCAAACCGCCCCCGGCGGATGGATAGAAACCACCTACAAAATTGATAAAGACGCCTGGTATTTTGCAGCCAACCACACCGAGACCATGCCCTTTTGCATTTTGCTTGAAGTGGCCCTTCAGCCCTGTGGATGGCTTGCCGCCTATGGCGGTGCGGCCCTGCTCAGCGAGGATCGTCTGCATTTCAGAAACCTTGGGGGAAAAGCCAGACTCGTTAAAAACCTTACCCGGACCTCGGGGACGGTAAAAATCAGGGTAAGAATGACCGAGGTCTCCAAGGCCGGCGGCATGATCATTCAAAACTTTGATATGGATGTGCTCAACAAAGGCCAATCCGTGTACACAGGCACCACCAATTTCGGTTTTTTTACGGCGGATGCCTTGGCCAAACAGGTGGGAATCCGGGATACCGAGGCGTTCGCAGCTATTGAAAAAGAGAGCTTGCAATCAGACATTGTTCTTGAAGATCATGCCCCCTTAACCCCGGAAGACAGCAACATCGGCCCGAATACGGGGATGCCGGGAAAAGCATTGAGAATGATTGACAAAATTTCGTTTCTTGATTTTAACGCAGGATTACACGGCCAGGGGCTGATCCAGGGTGAAAAACAGGTGGATCCAGATGAGTGGTTCTTCCATGCCCATTTTTATCAGGACCCGGTCTGCCCAGGGTCGTTGGGCGTAGAATCCTTCCTCCAGTTAATCCGGCTTTTCATGATCAAAAAATTCGATCTGAACCCGGAACAATATGCCCCGGCCGTTGCAGAAAACCATGAACATGCATGGACCTACCGGGGGCAG